A single region of the Mustela lutreola isolate mMusLut2 chromosome 2, mMusLut2.pri, whole genome shotgun sequence genome encodes:
- the LOC131823688 gene encoding olfactory receptor 10H2-like isoform X1 → MAQLPPTLPRCSDSHHERRVAEGLLMFCRVRAPCPHPQKSSWTRLSLDPELLPTRPPSLSAHPGMAATLALNHSSVSEFIFVGFSTFPPHLLPIFFLLFLLMYLFTLLGNLLIMATVWSERSLHTPMYLFLCALSISEIFYTLTITPRLLADLLSSRRTIAFAACASQMFFSFTFGFAHSFLLTVMGYDRYVAICHPLRYSVLMSPHGCTCLVTWSWAGGLVQGMVVTTAIFHLTFCGPNKIQHFGCHVPPLLKLACGTDVPIVALCVGLMCITVLLGCFLLILLSYTLIVATILKIPSAEGRHKAFSTCASHLIVVIVHYGFASIIYLKPKGLHSQESKTLMAITYTVLTPFLSPIIFSLRNKELKTAMRKTFLSKLYSSSI, encoded by the coding sequence TTCCCAGGTGCTCTGACAGTCATCATGAACGTCGGGTGGCGGAGGGACTGCTCATGTTCTGCAGGGTGAGGGctccttgcccccacccccagaagtcCTCCTGGACCAGGCTCAGTTTGGACCCGGAGCTCCTGCCCACCAGGCCGCCTTCACTCTCTGCCCACCCAGGGATGGCTGCCACTCTGGCCCTAAACCACAGCTCCGTGTCTGAATTCATCTTCGTGGGCTTCTCCACCTTCCCACCTCATCTCCTGCCCATCTTCTTCCTGTTGTTCCTGCTCATGTACCTGTTCACGCTGCTGGGGAACCTTCTCATCATGGCCACTGTCTGGAGTGAGCGCAGCCTGCACACACCCATGTACCTGTTCCTGTGTGCACTGTCCATCTCTGAGATCTTCTACACCTTGACGATCACCCCGCGCCTGCTGGCCGACCTGCTCTCCTCCCGCCGCACCATCGCCTTTGCAGCCTGTGCCAGCCAGATGTTCTTCTCCTTCACATTTGGCTTTGCCCACTCCTTCCTGCTCACCGTCATGGGCTACGACCGGTATGTGGCCATCTGCCACCCATTGCGCTACAGCGTGCTCATGAGCCCCCATGGCTGCACCTGCCTGGTGACCTGGTCTTGGGCTGGTGGCTTAGTCCAAGGGATGGTGGTGACCACAGCAATCTTCCATCTCACCTTCTGTGGACCCAATAAAATCCAGCATTTTGGATGTCATGTGCCCCCTCTCTTGAAGCTGGCCTGTGGAACTGATGTACCAATAGTGGCCCTGTGTGTGGGGCTGATGTGCATCACTGTATTGTTGGGctgctttctcctcatcctcctctCCTACACATTAATTGTGGCCACCATCTTGAAGATCCCCTCTGCTGAGGGCAGGCACAAAGCCTTCTCCACCTGTGCTTCCCACCTTATTGTGGTCATTGTGCATTATGGCTTTGCCTCTATCATCTACCTCAAGCCCAAGGGTCTTCACTCCCAGGAAAGTAAGACCCTGATGGCCATCACCTACACGGTCCTCACGCCCTTCCTCAGTCCCATCATCTTCAGTCTCAGGAACAAGGAGCTGAAGACTGCCATGAGGAAGACCTTCCTCAGTAAACTCTATTCCTCCAGCATCTAA